The stretch of DNA TGCCATGACCACCCGGGTCGAACAGGTCGCCGCCTTCGAACGGCTGAGCGTGGGGGGCAATTACGACGTCATCGTCACCACCGGCAACGAACCCGGCGTGACGATCGAGGGGCCCGAAAACATCCTCGATGACATGATCGTCGAGGTAGAGGGCGACCTTCTGCGCATTCGCCAGGAGCGTTCTTCGTGGAACTGGCGCGGCAACGACGACGTCGACATCGCGATCCGCGTGCCGATGCTGAAAGAAGTTGCTGCCTCGGGTGCGAGCGATATCCAGATCGATCGGATCGAGACCGAACGCTTTTCGGGCGAGCTGTCGGGCGCGGGCGAGATCGATATCGCCGATGTCACGACCGACGATCTGCTCCTCGCCCTTTCGGGAGCCGGCGAGCTCAATGCTCGCGGAACGACCCGCAATCTTCGCGTCGGCATGTCGGGCGCGGGCGAGTTCAACGGCGCCGAGCTGACTGCCGAGAATGCGGACCTGCGCGCCAGCGGCGCCGGCTCGATCCGCGCCAACGTGACCGGCAAGGCAACCGGCGGCGTGTCGGGCGCGGGCGACGTCACCATCACCGGCGGCGCGGACTGCGACATCGGTACCTCGGGCGCCGGCAGCGTCGAATGCAGCTGAGATAGCATCGAGCATGGTCGGAACGAGTGAGCAGCCGGACGGACGCGAACCCGCGCGTGATGCGGGGCCGCAGGATCACCGCACGGTCGAACGAGCCCCCTTCGAGAAGCTGATCGTCAGCGGTTCGATCGTCGTCGACGTCAAACAGGGCGATACGCAGCGGATCGAGGTCTCGGGACCCGCGACAATGCTCGATGACCTGCAGATCATCTCGATCGATGGACGCGCGATCATTGGCTGGCGCGAGGGCGCCGGTTGGTCGTACAATCCCGGGCACGGCGTCGATATCGCCATCACCCTGCCGCGCCTGGTCGAGATCGCCACAAGTCATGCTGCAACCGTGATCGTCGCCCAGATGGAGGCCGAGGACGTTCAAATCTTCGCAAATGACGCCGGCCGCGTGCACGTCGAAGATGTACGCGCGGGCTCGGCCAAGATCATCAAGTCGGGAAGCGGGAAGCTGGAAATCGGCGCGCTCGTCAGCCACCGCGACATCATGGTGAGCAAGGAGGGGGCGGGATCGCTCTCCATCGACGGGATCGAGGGGCCATCGCTGAGGGGCGTCATCGACGGCGCGGGTTCGTCGCGATTCTCAGGATCGGTCGGCGAAGGGCAACTCATCAAGAAGGGGGCCGGTCGGGCCGATCTGTCGAACCTCGCCGGAGCGATCCAGCACGGCTGATCGTCTTGTTTCTTCGTTAACCATATCGGCCGCATGAGGAGGGTCATGAGAATCATCGCCTCCCTCCTCGCCCTGTTTGCCTTCGTGTCGCCCGCGCAAGCGCAGATCTTCAGCCAGCCGATCGAACGCAACTATTCGGTCACCAGCTACGATCGCGTCCGGGTCGAGGGCGGGCTGTCGGTCACGATGGTCACGGGCGTCTCGCCCTTCGCCCGTGCCAAGGGCAGGGCCGCCGACATGGACGGGCTGACCATCGATCTGAATGGCCGCACGCTGGTGATCCGCCAATCGGTGAACAATCGCCGCCGCAGCGAGGCCCCCGGTCCCGTTACGATCGAAGTGGGGACGCCGCGTCTCAGCCAGGCCTGGGTCAACGGATCGGGCACGCTCGACATCGACCGGGTCGAGGGGCTCGAATTCGATGCGTCGGTCAATGGTGCCGGACGACTGCGGATCGGGGCGCTGGAGGCGGACAATTTCGAGCTTCTGCTCAACGGCGCGGCCAGTGCCGAGATCGCCGGGCGGGTGGAAAGCGGCACCGTCGTGGTTCGCGGCGTCTCGTCGTTGCGCGGCGCGGGGCTCGATATCGAACAACTGACGCTGGGCGTCGATGGACCGGGCTATGTCGAACTGGGTGTGGCCGAAACCGCCGAGATCGACAGCATCGGCGCGGGCACGATCGCGCTGGACGGGGCTCCGGCCTGCGTCACGCGCCTGTCGGGTCCGACCGTCCTGACCGGCTGCGCGCCCGGTCGCTGACTTCGGTCAGACCAGACCCAGCCCCGCCAGCTTGCCGTAAAGGCGCGGGGGCAGGTCGCCGATCCCCGAACCGTCGTCCTCGGTTCCCGGTGCGTCCTTCGCCTCGAGGTAACGCCATCCTTGGTGCGCGCGCTTGGGAAAGGCGGCACAGCCCTCGAGTTTTGCGGCGATGATGATGTCCCATCGGCCGTCCGATCGTTCCTCGAACCGCAGCACCTTGGACCGCGCGACGATACGGTGCTTGACGATCCAGTGCAGCCGTCCGCCGTTCGCCACTTCGGCATGGCGCACGGGGCGACGCTTGGTCACGATCCGCACCTCGCCCCCGCGTGCGCGGCCCGCCAGCCGCTTTTCCAGCGTCGGCAGCGTCTTCACGCCATAGGCGACTTTGGTGAGGTGCACGCAATCGGTCACGCGGCCAAAATGGCGCGCGGCGCCAAGGCTTTCAACCGCTTAGAGCAGGACCGCGCTCGCCAGGCCCAGAAACGCGAGAAAGCCGATCGTATCGGTCACCGTCGTCACGAAGACGCTCGACGCCACCGCGGGATCGGCGCCTAGTCGGTCGAGCGCGACGGGCACCAGCACACCCGCAAGCCCCGCGACGATGATGTTGAACAGGATCGCCACCGCGATCACCGCTCCCATCATCGGGTCGAGGATCAGTCCGACGCCGATGCCGAGAATGAACGCGATCGTCAGCCCGTTGAGCAAGGCGACGAGGAATTCGCGCCGGATCGCCCGGGCCCGGTTCGATCCGGTCAGCTGGTTGGTCGCCAACGCACGCACCGTGACCGCCAGCGCCTGCGTCCCCGCATTGCCACCCAGCGCCGCGACGATCGGCATCAGCGCGGCGAGGATCGCCAGCCGGGCGATCGTCCCTTCGAACTGCGCGATCACGAAGGTCGCGAGCAGTGCGGTACCGAGATTGGCGATCAGCCAGCGGACGCGGTCGCGATACGCCTCGGCCACCGGCTCGTTGATGTCGCCGTCGCCCGCGCCCGACAGGAGCAGCGCGTCCTCGCTCGCCTCTTCCTCGATGATGTGGACGATGTCGTCGACCGTCACCATCCCGACGAGCCGCCCGCCGCCGTCGACGACCGCGGCGGAGATCAGCGCGTATTTCTGGAAGCGCAGCGCCACCTCCTCCTGGTCCATGTCGACCGGGATCAGCGTCTGTTCTTCCTGCATGATGGCGGTGATCGGCACGTCGCGCTTGGTGCGCAGCAGCGTCGACAGCTTGGTTGTGCCGACGGGGCGATGCGCCGGTCCGACCACGAACACTTCCCAGAAATCGTCCGCCAGTTCGGTGTCGGATCGCATAAAATCGATGACCTGACCCACGTTCCAATGCTCGGGCACCGCGATAAGATCGCGCTGCATGATGCGCCCGGCGCTTTCCTCGGGATAGGACAGCGCTTCCTCGACCGCGGCGCGGTCGTCGGGCTCCATCGCGTCGAGGATCGCGCGCTGGTCGGGTTCGTCGAGATCCTCGAGCAGCGCGACCGCATCGTCGGTATCCATGTCGCCGGTCAGCTCGGCGGCCTGCCCCGGATCCATTTCCTCGACGACCAGCTCGCGGACATGCTCGTTCATCTCGGCATAGACGTCGGCGTCGAGGAGGTTGCCCAGCGCCCCGATCAGTGCGGAGCGATCTTCGGGCTCGGCCAGTTCGATGAGGTCGGCACGGTCGGCGGGATGCAGTTCGGCGACCAGCGCGCAGGCTTCTGCCAGCCGCCCCTCCCGAACGTCGTCGACGACCTCGCGGACGAAATCGGGGCGCAGCCGGTCCTCGGCATCGTGGACGAGGTCGTCGTCGAGCGTGTTGGTCTCGCTCATCATCCCGTCCCTCCCCTCGTCCCGGTCTCGAACCTGCCCCCCTATCGCCCTACGCGGCGGGTGGCGCAAGCGGCGCTGGCCCCCTATGCACGGCCGCGAACGAAACAACAGGAGGCTTTCATGGCTGACACCCTCACCCTCACACTTTCGACCGGCGGCGACGTCGTCATCAAACTGCTGCCCGACATCGCGCCCAAGCATGTCGAACGCATCACCAAGCTGGCGAAGGACGGATTCTACGACGGCGTGGTCTTCCACCGCGTCATCCCCGGCTTCATGGCGCAGGGGGGCGATCCGACCGGCAAGGGCACGGGCGGCAGCGACCTTCCCGACCTGCCCGCCGAGTTCAACGATCACCATCACGCCCGTGGTACCTGCTCGATGGCGCGTACCGCCGATCCGAACAGCGCGAACAGCCAGTTCTTCATCTGCTTCGGCGAGGCCGGATTCCTCGACAACCAGTACACCGTCTGGGGCGAGGTTCAGAGCGGCATGGAACATGTCGATGCCCTTCCGACGGGCGAACCGGTGCCCAACCCCGGCAAGATCGAGAAAGCGACGGTTTCCTAGGACCGTGACTCCGGTCACGCTCGTCACCGGAGCGAGCGCCGGGCTCGGCGCCGAGTTCGCGCGGCGCTATGCCGAACGCGGCGACAGGCTCGTGCTCGTGGCGCGTCGGCAGGACCGGATCGAGGAACTGGCCGCCGAACTGGGCAATGCCCGGTCGGTCGCGATGGACTTGAGCGAGCCCGGCGCCGCCGCCCGCCTTCTCGACGATATCCGCACGAACGGGGAGACGGTCGCGCGGTTGATCAACAATGCGGGGTTCGGCCTCGTCGGGCGTTTCGCAAAGCTCGACGGTACGCAGCAGCGGGCGATGGTCGATCTCAACTGCGGCGTGCTGACCGAGCTTGCGCATGGCGTCCTGCAACCGATGAAGGCCGCGCAGTCCGGCGAAATCCTCAACGTCGCCTCGGTCGCCGCCTTCCAGCCGGGTCCCGGGATGGCGGTCTATTTCGCGACTAAGGCCTATGTCCTGAGTTTTTCGGAAGCGCTCCACGAAGAGGTGCGCGAGAAGGGCGTGAAGGTCAGCTGCCTGTGTCCGGGTGCGACTCGGACTGAATTCGGCGAGGTCGCCGGGTTCGAGGCTTCAAAGGCGATGCAGAAAGCGATGGACACCGTCTCGCAGCAGGCCGCCGAAGTGGTCGATGCGGGGATCCGGGGTCTCGACGCCAACAAGGCCGTCGTCGTGCCCGGCGCCATCAACAAGATTTCCGCCAATTCCAGTCGGTTCCTGCCACGAGCGGCGATGCGGCGGATCACCAAACTGTTGAAGAAATAACGCCCGGGTATTTCGCGCTTGCACAAATCATGGTGCAGTGCGATAAAGGTTGCGTCGGGCCACTGGTCCGACATCCTCTCCTGACGGGGCCCGGTCGTTCATTCGGTCGGGCCCTATTTCTTTGCCCTCTTTATTTGGTGGGCAGCGACCCCAAGTGAACCTTGAAGGATCGTCCTGCATTGGGGGCGATGAGATCTTATCAGGAGTTTATCTTGGCCGACGCCGAAACCCAGACCAAAGCCGCCCGCGTCCAGGTTGCCAACCTGCCACCCGCCGATTCGGGCCGGGGCCTCGCCCGCCTTCCCGTATCCGTGATGGAGGCACTGGGCCTTTCCGATGGCGACGTGATCGCAGTGACGGGCAAGCGCATGACTCCCGCCCGCGCGATCCGCCCTTACAAGGACGACAAGGGCCTCGACATCGTGCGCCTCGACGGGCTTCAGCGCTCGAATGCGGGCGTGGGGTCGGGTGACTTCGTCAATGTCCAGAAGGCGCAGTCCAAGCCTGCCAAAAAGGTCACTTTCGCCCCCGCGCAGCAGAACGTGCGCCTCCAGGGCTCGACCGACGCGCTGAAGCGCAGCTTCTTCGGCGCGCCGATCCTCAAGGGCGATCTCGTCGCCACCGCGGGCCACCAGCGCGTAAACATGGATATGCCAGAGAATATCCGGCAGCTGCTGCAGGCACCCGCCTTCGCATTGCAGGAAATCCGCCTCAAGGTCGTCGCGACCAAGCCCGAAGGCATCGTCCATATCGATGCCGACACCGAGATCGACCTTGTTCCCGCGGGCGAAAAGGTCCGCGACGGCGAGCGGCCGGCGGTCACCTACGACGATCTCGGCGGGATGACGAATACCATCGACGCGCTGCGCGAGATGGTCGAGCTTCCCCTTCGTCACCCCGAACTGTTCCAGCGCCTTGGCGTCGACCCGCCGAAGGGCGTGTTGCTGCATGGCCCCCCCGGTACCGGAAAGACCATGCTGGCCCGCGCGGTCGCCAACGAGAGCGATGCCGAATTCTTCCACATCGCTGGGCCCGAAGTCATGGGCGCCGCCTATGGCGAATCCGAAAAGAAACTGCGCGAACTCTTCGAACAGGCCGCAAAGGCCGCGCCGAGCATCGTCTTCATCGACGAGATCGATTCGATCGCGCCCAAACGCGACGATGTGAAGGGCGAGGCGGAAAAGCGCCTCGTCGCCCAGCTGCTCACGCTGATGGACGGGTTGGAGCCGCGGGCGAACCTCGTGGTCATCGCCGCCACGAACCGGCCCGATGCCATCGATCCCGCTCTGCGCCGCCCCGGCCGCTTCGACCGCGAGATCGTCATCGGCGTGCCTGACGAGCGTGGGCGGCGCGAGATCTTCGGCATCCATACCCGTGGCATGCCGCTGGCAGAGGATGTCGATCTCGACCGCCTGTCGCGCCGCACCTACGGGTTCGTTGGCGCCGACATCGCCAGCCTGACGCGCGAAGCGGCGCTCGAAAGCGTTCGGCGGATCATGCCCAAACTCAACCTCGACGAGGACGTTATCCCCGACGAAATCCTCGAGACGCTGGCCGTCACCGCCGACGATTTCCGGGACGCGCTGAAGCGCGTGCAGCCGAGCGCGATGCGCGAAGTGATGGTGCAGATGCCCTCGATCGGATGGGACGACATCGGCGGCCTCGATGAATCGCGCGACAAGCTCAAGGAGGGCGTCGAGCTCCCCCTTAAGCATCCCGACGCCTTTCGCCGCCTCGGCATCCGTCCGGCGCGCGGCTTCCTGCTCTACGGACCGCCCGGAACCGGCAAGACCTTGCTGGCCAAGGCGACCGCGCGCGAATCCGAAGCCAATTTCATCGCCACCAAATCGAGTGACCTGCTCAGCAAGTGGTATGGCGAGAGCGAGCAGCAGATCGCGCGTCTGTTCAGCCGCGCGCGCCAGGTCGCCCCGACCGTCATCTTCATCGACGAACTCGACAGCCTCGTCCCCGCTCGCGGTCGCGGTGGCAGCGGCGAACCGGCGGTTACCGAGCGGGTGGTAAACACGATCCTGTCGGAAATGGACGGGCTCGAGGAGATGAACAACGTCGTCGTCATCGGCGCGACCAACCGGCCCAATCTTATCGATCCGGCGCTGCTGCGCCCTGGCCGCTTCGACGAACTGATCTACGTCGGTCCGCCGGCGCGCGAGGGACGGTTGCAGATCCTCAAGATCCATACCGAGAACATGCCGCTAGCCGACGATGTCGATCTGGAGGATCTGGCCAATCGGGCCAAGCGCTTCACCGGCGCGGATCTGGAAGACCTCACGCGCCGTGCGGGTCTCATCGCCATGCGTCGCGACATGGACCAGGCGCTGGTCACGAAGGAGGACTTCGACAATGCGCTTAAGGAGACGCGCCCCTCGGTCACGCAGAAGATGCTCGATCAGTACAAGAAGATTCGCGACAATCTGAAGCAGGATGCGCTGAAGCCCGAACCCACGATCGGCTTCATTTCGCCCGGAATGCTCGAGCCGCGGGACGGCCGCGATCCGGACGGCGAGGAAGAATGATCAGAGGCGCCGGCACCACAGCGCCATGACGATCAGGAGCGCGGTGGCGATGGCGAACGGAAGCCACGCCGCCGCGCCGTAGAGCAGGATGCCGATGGTCGGCGCCGCGACGAAGGCGAGGCCGTTGGCGCTGGTCACGATTCCCGCGACGCCGCCCTGTTCGTCGAGCCCGACCGCCAGGCTCGCCCCCGCGGTAAAACCGGGACGGGTGAAGCCAAACCCGATATTGGTAAGCGCGAACCCCAGCACGATGCCGTAGAGGCTACTCGCCACCATCGTTCCGAGGAGGCCGACCGCGGCAATCAGCGATCCCCAGACCATCAACGCGCGCGGAGCCAGCCGCAGGCGCGGGATCAGCCCCCATTGCGCCGCCAGCGTGGCCGCCGCCCCGGCCAGCATCACCAGCGCGATCTCCTGTTCCGCCCCCACCGGCTCCAGCCCCAGCCGGTCGATGGTGAAGAAGCCCATGATCGTGAGGATGCCCGCCATCGCATGGTTGGTCGCCACCCCGGCGGTGATCCAGCCGCGGATGCGCGGGTCGGACCAGCGCATCTTCGATCGCGGGTTGGTCGCCGCCCGGACGCTCGCCCCCGTGGGGGCGGTGGCGAGGCTGGGATAGCTCATGGCGGCGCCCTGCCCCCGTCGGGGTCCTCGGCGCGGGCCCAGATCGTTGGGGAGCATCGCCCACACAGCGATCATGACGACGGCACCGAACGCGGCGAAGACGAACAGCGGGCCGGACAGTCCGAGAAGAGGCAGCACGAACAACGGCGCCAACGCGGGCCCGACGATCGTCCCCAGCGAGAAACTCGACGACAGTCCGGCGATCGCATCGACCCGCGACCCGCGCCGCGTCCGGCTGGCGAGATAGGCCTGCGTCGCGCTCGGCGTCGCGCATCCGAAGATGCCGTAGAAGGCCCGCGCCAAGGCGAAGACCGCGAAGGTGAGATAGGCACCCATCCAGCCGTTCAGCCCGGCGAACAGCACGATCCCGCACAGCAGTGTCGACACCGTGAACCCAGCGCCGACCCCCAGCAGGATGAGCGGCTTTCGCCCCCGCGTATCGCTGAGGCTCGCCCAGCGCGGGGCGAAGAACACCCACATCGCTGCCGACACCGTAAAGGTCAGCGCGACCACGACGTCGGGAATCCCGATCGCGCGACCGATCGCGGGCATGACCGACTGAAGCGCCGTATTTCCCGCCGCCGCCACCAGCATGGCCGCGTACAGGAGAATGAACTGGCGGCTGGTCAGGGCGCTACCCGCCACCTTGCCGAACGGGGTCGCCGCGTTCACTCGCCTCCGCCCAGAGGCAGGTTCAGGCGCCGGCTGACGGTATAGTCGAGCCAAGTGACGAGGAAGTTGGAGATGGCCCAGCGCGTCCGCGCCCAAAAGGTGTCCCGCTGCGCCTGAACCTCCGGCGTGATGGCCCGCGCATCGCGCCGTTCGTCCGCAATCCAGCCACGCATCTTCGTCGCCGCGTCCGCGTCCTCGATCCGGAGCATGACTTCCATGTTCACGAACAGGCTGCGGAAATCGAAGTTCGAGCTGCCGATATGCACGACGTCGTCGACGACCGCGAGCTTGGTGTGCATCTTCGTCTTTTCATATTCGTGGATCGTCACGCCCGCCGCCATCAACTGGTGATAGCTGTGCCGCGCCGCCGCGATGGTGGTCGTATTGTCGGACTTGGCCGGCACCAGCAGCTTCACCGTACCCCCGTCGCGCGACACGCGCTCGAGCCGCCGAAGAAAGGCGCCCGAAGGCGAGAAATAAGCCATCACCAGCTCGACGTGCCTCGCATCCCAGAAATCGCGGATCAGGCCGCCCGGCCACGGCGTGTGGCGCGGCCACGGCGCCGAAAACTGCCATTGGAGCGGACCGCGCGTGGTACTGTGCCGCGCCACGATGTCCGACAGGCGGCGCAGGTGCGCCTTGTTCGTCTTCATCCAGCCGAGAACGTCCTCGAAATAGTCGGCCAGCGGGCGCGTGGCGTCGCCCTCGATGCTCAACCACAGATCGCGCCAGGCGGTATCGTGATCGCCGAGATAATCGTCGCACAGGTTCGCGCCGCCGATGATTGCGCGCTCGCCGTCGGCGATGAAGATCTTCTGGTGGTTGCGAATGAGGTAGCGGCGTCCGAACCGCGCGTTGAAGACCAACGTGGTCCCACCCGCCGCGCGGATCGGTGCGAAAAACGCGTCCTCGTCTTCCAGATCGCGCAGGCCAAAGCCGTCGATCACCAGCCGCACGCGCACCCCCCGCTCCGCCGCCCGGGCCAGCGCATCGCGAATGGCCGTGCCGCTGGCATCGTCGGCCAGATCGTAGAACAGCAGGTCAAGCGTGGTCTGCGCCCGGTCGATCCAATCGAGAATAAGGGCCTTTCGCGCGTCGCCGGACGCGTAGAGCGCCATCTCGTTTGCGTCGACGGTGAAGGTCAGATCGGGCGCCATGCGCCGTTTCATGGGGCGCGATCCGCCCTTTCGCAAGCGTGACGACATTTGACTCGGGCGTGTGTCATCCCTACATCGCGCGTTCACGGATTTTCCCGAATTGCAAGACAAGGACCGACCGCATGGCGCGTGTGACCGTCGAAGATTGCGTCGACAAGATCGACAACCGTTTTGACCTCGTTCTGCTGGCCGCCGAGCGGGCGCGCCAGATTTCGGGCGGCGCCGACCTGACGGTCGATCGCGACCGCGACAAGAACCCGGTCGTCGCGCTGCGCGAGATCGCCGAAACGACGGTCAAGCCCAAGCATCTGGAAGAAAGCCTCGTGTCGAGCCACCAGAAGGTGCAGGTCGACGACGAGGACGAGATCGACGAAATGTCGAGCCTCAACGACCAGGCGGAGGCGCTGCGCCTGACGGCATCGGCCCCGCCGCGTCCCAATCCGAGTACCGCCGACTAGGCGCTTGCGGATCGGTTAGAACAACAGGAGAGGCGGCCCGCGCGGGTCGCCGTTTTTGTTGCCGAGGCCGCCTAGAGCTTGATCCGGTCGGTGCGGCGAATGCTCGCGCCCGTCTTGGTGTCGAGCCACATGAGATCGCAGAGACCCAGTTCGCGTCCGTCCGACGACAGGACCGCGACCGTGCGCACCGGATTCCCGTCGCGCGTATCGGCCAACTGAATCTGGCTGCAGCCATGTCCCCACCGTTCGCCCCATTGCCGCAACGCCACCACCACCGGAAGCAGCTCTTCGCCCTTCTTCGTCAGCTGGTAGACCACCTTGCGTCCGTCCTTGGGATCGGGTTTGCGATTGAGGATGTCGCCCGCGACAAGTTTGCTCAATCGATCCGACAGGATGTTGCGGGCGATGCCGAGGCCCGCCTGGAACTGCTCGAAATGCGACAGACCGTTCAGCGCACTACGAAGAATCAGAAACGCCCATTTCTCCCCGATCAACTCGATCGCGGGCGGCAACGGGCATTGCAGTGCCGCTGCCTTAAAGGCTTCGATGTCCGGCGTGACCCCACTCACTCTACTTCTCCCGACAACTTCAATACGCGAAACCGTCGCCGCTACGGAACCCGTGCGACTTGTGGGCTAAAGGATCGCCATACCTCTGTCATGGGTTAATTGACAGATGCGAGCGGGAACCGCCCCTATCGGTTCGGTTTCCATCCGCAATCGATCGGCGGGCCGGGTCGACCGCGCCTCCCACCGCAACGCGCCCCACCCGGGACTTTATTCGCACTTGCAATAAGACCCCTAACACCCTCATTTATCGAGGGTGTTGAGACAATATGAACTGGTCGAGCGGGTTCGCTCCTACGATCCGGACGCCGACGAGGCGCTGATCAACCGTGCCTATGTCTTTTCCATGAAGGCGCACGGGGCGCAGTTGCGCGCCTCGGGGGACCCCTATTTCTCGCACCCCATCGAGGTCGCGGGCATCCTTACCGACATGAAACTGGACGACGAGACCATCGTCACCGCGATCCTCCACGACACGATCGAGGATACCGTCGCCACGCCCGAGCAGATCGAGAATCTGTTCGGGACAGAGGTCGCGCGGCTGGTCGACGGCGTCACCAAGCTGTCCAAGGTCGAGGCGATGAGCGAGAGCGAGCGCGCCGCCGAAAATCTGCGCAAGTTCCTGCTCGCGCTGTCGGGCGATATCCGCGTGCTGCTCGTCAAGCTGGCGGACCGGCTTCACAATATGCGCACCCTCCATCACATTCCGAAGGAGGAGAAGCGCCGCCGGATCGCGCGCGAGACGATGGACATCTACGCGCCGCTCGCCGAACGGGTAGGCCTCTACGAGATGATGAAGGAGATGCAGACGCTCGCTTTTAAGCATCTCGAACCCGACGCCTACAAGTCGATCATCCGCCGCCTTCGCCAATTGAACGAGCAGGGCGGCGACGTCATCAGCCGCATCGGGCTCAACCTCGAGCTGCACCTGTCCGACCACGGCCTCGACGCCGAGGTCGCGGGGCGCGAGAAGCATCCCTATTCGATCTGGCGCAAGATGGCCGAACGGCACATCAGTTTCGAACAATTGTCCGACGTCATGGCTTTCCGCGTCATCGTCGAGAACGTCGACGACGTCTATCGCGCATTGGGGCTGATCCATCAGCGCTGGCCGATGGTGCCGGGCCGATACAAGGACTTCATTTCCACCCCCAAGCGCAACGGCTACCAGTCGCTTCACACCAGCGTCATCCACGATTCCAACATGCGGATCGAGGTGCAGATCCGCACCAAGGACATGCACGAACTGGCCGAGCGCGGGCTTGCGGCGCACTGGGCGTACAAGACCGGCGAACGGGCGATCGGCCCCGGGCCCGACATACGCACGCCGTGGATCGAGGATCTCGTCGAGATTCTCGAGCACGCCGACGGGCCGGAGGAGCTTCTCGAACATACGCGCATGGCGATGTATCAGGACCGGATCTTCGCCTTCACTCCGAAGGGCGAGCTGATCCAGCTGCCCAAGGGGGCGACCCCCGTCGACTTCGCTTACGCCGTCCATACCGACCTCGGCGACCAGACGGTGGGCGCGAAGGTCAACGGCCGCGTCGTTCCGCTACGAACCCTGCTCGACAACGGCGACCAGGTCGAAATCCTCGCCAGCGACGCGCAGCAGCCCCAGCCGTCTTGGCTGCGCTTCGTCGCGACCGGCAAGGCACGTGCCGCGATCCGCCGCTTCGTCCGTCTCAAGGAGCGCGACGAGACCATCGAACTGGGCACCAAGATCTTCGCCGAGATCCTCGAACGGCTTCCCAACGCGCCCCGCCGCGGTGCCACCCGCCGTGCCGCCAAGCGGTTGGGGATGGAGGACGAGGCCGAACTGATGGAAGCGATTGCCAAGAAGCGCATCTCCGACGCCGCGGTGATGGAGGCGCTCGTCCCGGGCTCGACCGCGGGCATGGACGACGACAAGCGCTCGCGCCCGCCCGAACAGCGCAGCGCCATCTCGATCAAGGGGCTGACCCCCGGCGTCGCCTTCGAACTGGCCGAATGCTGCCATCCCATCCCCGGCGACCGCATCGTCGGCGTCCGGCGCGAGGATGACATGATCGTCGTTCATACCATCGGCTGCGATACGTTGCTTGCCAGCGACGATGCCGACTGGCTGGACCTCGCATGGGGCGACC from Sphingomicrobium sp. XHP0239 encodes:
- a CDS encoding MFS transporter; this translates as MNAATPFGKVAGSALTSRQFILLYAAMLVAAAGNTALQSVMPAIGRAIGIPDVVVALTFTVSAAMWVFFAPRWASLSDTRGRKPLILLGVGAGFTVSTLLCGIVLFAGLNGWMGAYLTFAVFALARAFYGIFGCATPSATQAYLASRTRRGSRVDAIAGLSSSFSLGTIVGPALAPLFVLPLLGLSGPLFVFAAFGAVVMIAVWAMLPNDLGPRRGPRRGQGAAMSYPSLATAPTGASVRAATNPRSKMRWSDPRIRGWITAGVATNHAMAGILTIMGFFTIDRLGLEPVGAEQEIALVMLAGAAATLAAQWGLIPRLRLAPRALMVWGSLIAAVGLLGTMVASSLYGIVLGFALTNIGFGFTRPGFTAGASLAVGLDEQGGVAGIVTSANGLAFVAAPTIGILLYGAAAWLPFAIATALLIVMALWCRRL
- a CDS encoding phospholipase D-like domain-containing protein, with the translated sequence MKRRMAPDLTFTVDANEMALYASGDARKALILDWIDRAQTTLDLLFYDLADDASGTAIRDALARAAERGVRVRLVIDGFGLRDLEDEDAFFAPIRAAGGTTLVFNARFGRRYLIRNHQKIFIADGERAIIGGANLCDDYLGDHDTAWRDLWLSIEGDATRPLADYFEDVLGWMKTNKAHLRRLSDIVARHSTTRGPLQWQFSAPWPRHTPWPGGLIRDFWDARHVELVMAYFSPSGAFLRRLERVSRDGGTVKLLVPAKSDNTTTIAAARHSYHQLMAAGVTIHEYEKTKMHTKLAVVDDVVHIGSSNFDFRSLFVNMEVMLRIEDADAATKMRGWIADERRDARAITPEVQAQRDTFWARTRWAISNFLVTWLDYTVSRRLNLPLGGGE
- the rpoZ gene encoding DNA-directed RNA polymerase subunit omega; amino-acid sequence: MARVTVEDCVDKIDNRFDLVLLAAERARQISGGADLTVDRDRDKNPVVALREIAETTVKPKHLEESLVSSHQKVQVDDEDEIDEMSSLNDQAEALRLTASAPPRPNPSTAD
- a CDS encoding winged helix-turn-helix transcriptional regulator translates to MSGVTPDIEAFKAAALQCPLPPAIELIGEKWAFLILRSALNGLSHFEQFQAGLGIARNILSDRLSKLVAGDILNRKPDPKDGRKVVYQLTKKGEELLPVVVALRQWGERWGHGCSQIQLADTRDGNPVRTVAVLSSDGRELGLCDLMWLDTKTGASIRRTDRIKL
- a CDS encoding CDC48 family AAA ATPase: MADAETQTKAARVQVANLPPADSGRGLARLPVSVMEALGLSDGDVIAVTGKRMTPARAIRPYKDDKGLDIVRLDGLQRSNAGVGSGDFVNVQKAQSKPAKKVTFAPAQQNVRLQGSTDALKRSFFGAPILKGDLVATAGHQRVNMDMPENIRQLLQAPAFALQEIRLKVVATKPEGIVHIDADTEIDLVPAGEKVRDGERPAVTYDDLGGMTNTIDALREMVELPLRHPELFQRLGVDPPKGVLLHGPPGTGKTMLARAVANESDAEFFHIAGPEVMGAAYGESEKKLRELFEQAAKAAPSIVFIDEIDSIAPKRDDVKGEAEKRLVAQLLTLMDGLEPRANLVVIAATNRPDAIDPALRRPGRFDREIVIGVPDERGRREIFGIHTRGMPLAEDVDLDRLSRRTYGFVGADIASLTREAALESVRRIMPKLNLDEDVIPDEILETLAVTADDFRDALKRVQPSAMREVMVQMPSIGWDDIGGLDESRDKLKEGVELPLKHPDAFRRLGIRPARGFLLYGPPGTGKTLLAKATARESEANFIATKSSDLLSKWYGESEQQIARLFSRARQVAPTVIFIDELDSLVPARGRGGSGEPAVTERVVNTILSEMDGLEEMNNVVVIGATNRPNLIDPALLRPGRFDELIYVGPPAREGRLQILKIHTENMPLADDVDLEDLANRAKRFTGADLEDLTRRAGLIAMRRDMDQALVTKEDFDNALKETRPSVTQKMLDQYKKIRDNLKQDALKPEPTIGFISPGMLEPRDGRDPDGEEE